One Paracoccaceae bacterium genomic region harbors:
- a CDS encoding DUF1049 domain-containing protein codes for MRYIKYLFLAVLAVVLVTVALANRDPVVLRALPPDLATVAGVTWAVELPLFLVIFGGLGGGLLIGFLWEWLREMKHRSVASSKIREVSRLERELAAMRDAKGQPQDDVLALLEKRKAS; via the coding sequence ATCCGCTATATCAAATACCTTTTTCTGGCGGTGCTGGCCGTGGTTCTGGTGACCGTGGCGCTGGCCAACCGCGACCCCGTGGTGCTGCGGGCGCTGCCGCCGGACCTGGCCACGGTGGCCGGGGTGACATGGGCGGTCGAGCTGCCGCTGTTCCTTGTGATCTTTGGCGGGCTTGGCGGCGGCCTGCTGATCGGGTTCCTTTGGGAATGGCTGCGCGAGATGAAGCATCGCAGCGTCGCCAGTTCCAAGATTCGCGAGGTGTCGCGGCTGGAACGTGAACTTGCGGCGATGCGCGACGCCAAGGGCCAGCCGCAGGATGATGTTCTGGCGCTGCTGGAGAAGCGGAAGGCGTCCTGA
- the ihfB gene encoding integration host factor subunit beta has translation MIRSELIQKIADENPHLTQRHVERIVNTVFEEIIEALARGDRVELRGFGAFSVKAREARVGRNPRTGEAVQVDDKKVPFFKTGKLLRDRLNGK, from the coding sequence ATGATCCGTTCCGAACTGATCCAGAAGATCGCTGACGAGAATCCGCACCTGACACAACGTCATGTGGAGCGGATCGTGAACACGGTCTTCGAAGAGATCATCGAGGCCCTGGCGCGGGGCGACAGGGTGGAACTGCGCGGCTTCGGCGCGTTCTCGGTCAAGGCGCGCGAGGCGCGGGTGGGGCGCAACCCCCGCACCGGCGAGGCGGTGCAGGTGGATGACAAGAAGGTGCCGTTCTTCAAGACCGGAAAGCTGCTGCGCGACCGGCTGAACGGCAAGTGA
- the rpsA gene encoding 30S ribosomal protein S1, with amino-acid sequence MCAKATMEEFEALLKESLEIDTPQEGTVVKGRVIAIEAGQAIIDVGYKMEGRVDLKEFAGPGETPDISVGDEVEVYLDRVENARGEAVVSREKAKREEAWDRLEKAYANETRVDGAIFGRVKGGFTVDLGGAVAFLPGSQVDVRPVRDAGPLMGMKQPFQILKMDRRRGNIVVSRRAILEESRAEQRAEVISNLYEGQTVDGVVKNITEYGAFVDLGGVDGLLHVTDMAWRRVNHPSEILSIGETVKVQVIKINKETHRISLGMKQLQADPWDSVEKMYPLESVHKGRVTNITDYGAFVELEAGVEGLVHVSEMSWTKKNVHPGKIVSTSQEVEVMVLEIDSQKRRVSLGLKQTMRNPWEVFAETHPVGTAIEGEVKNITEFGLFVGLDGDIDGMVHLSDLSWDQRGEDAIQNYRKGDTVKAAVTEVDVEKERISLSIKALGDDTFTDAVDGVKRGGIITVTVTAIEEGGVEVEYNGQKSFIRRSDLSRDRADQRPERFQKGDKVDVRVTNIDPKTRRLGLSIKAREIAEEKEAVEQYGSSDSGASLGDILGAALKGDRR; translated from the coding sequence ATGTGCGCCAAGGCAACAATGGAAGAATTCGAGGCCCTGCTGAAGGAGAGCCTTGAAATCGACACACCCCAGGAGGGGACGGTCGTCAAGGGCCGCGTCATCGCCATCGAGGCGGGACAGGCCATCATCGACGTGGGCTACAAGATGGAAGGCCGCGTCGACCTGAAGGAATTCGCAGGCCCCGGCGAAACCCCCGACATTTCGGTGGGCGACGAGGTGGAAGTCTATCTCGACCGCGTGGAAAACGCCCGCGGCGAGGCGGTGGTCAGCCGCGAGAAGGCCAAGCGCGAGGAAGCCTGGGACCGGCTTGAGAAAGCCTATGCCAACGAGACGCGCGTCGACGGCGCGATCTTTGGCCGCGTCAAGGGCGGCTTTACCGTGGATCTGGGCGGCGCCGTCGCGTTCCTGCCGGGTTCGCAGGTCGACGTGCGCCCGGTGCGCGATGCCGGCCCGCTGATGGGCATGAAGCAGCCCTTCCAGATCCTCAAGATGGACCGCCGCCGCGGCAACATCGTCGTTTCGCGCCGCGCCATTCTGGAAGAGTCGCGGGCCGAGCAGCGCGCCGAGGTCATCTCGAACCTCTACGAGGGTCAGACGGTGGACGGCGTGGTCAAGAACATCACCGAATACGGGGCCTTCGTGGACCTGGGCGGTGTGGACGGCCTGCTGCACGTCACTGACATGGCCTGGCGCCGCGTCAACCATCCCTCGGAGATCCTGTCGATCGGCGAGACCGTCAAGGTCCAGGTCATCAAGATCAACAAGGAAACCCACCGCATCAGCCTGGGGATGAAGCAGCTTCAGGCCGATCCGTGGGATTCGGTCGAGAAGATGTATCCGCTGGAATCGGTGCACAAGGGCCGCGTGACCAACATCACCGACTACGGCGCGTTCGTCGAGCTGGAGGCCGGTGTCGAAGGTCTGGTCCACGTGTCCGAGATGTCCTGGACCAAGAAGAACGTCCATCCCGGCAAGATCGTGTCGACCTCGCAAGAGGTCGAGGTCATGGTGCTGGAGATCGACAGCCAGAAGCGCCGCGTGAGCCTTGGCCTGAAGCAGACCATGCGCAACCCGTGGGAAGTGTTCGCCGAGACCCACCCCGTTGGCACCGCCATCGAGGGCGAGGTCAAGAACATCACCGAGTTCGGCCTGTTCGTCGGGCTGGATGGCGACATCGACGGGATGGTTCACCTGTCCGACCTGTCGTGGGACCAGCGTGGCGAGGATGCGATCCAGAACTATCGCAAGGGCGACACGGTCAAGGCCGCGGTCACCGAGGTGGATGTGGAGAAGGAACGCATCAGCCTGTCGATCAAGGCGCTGGGCGATGACACCTTCACCGATGCCGTCGACGGCGTGAAGCGGGGCGGGATCATCACCGTCACCGTGACCGCGATCGAGGAAGGCGGGGTCGAGGTGGAATACAACGGCCAGAAGTCGTTCATCCGCCGCAGCGACCTGTCGCGCGACCGCGCCGACCAGCGGCCCGAGCGGTTCCAGAAGGGCGACAAGGTGGATGTGCGGGTGACCAACATCGACCCCAAGACCCGCCGTCTGGGCCTGTCGATCAAGGCACGCGAGATCGCCGAGGAGAAAGAGGCCGTCGAGCAGTACGGGTCGTCCGACTCGGGCGCCTCGCTGGGCGACATCCTCGGTGCGGCGCTGAAGGGCGACCGCCGCTGA
- a CDS encoding glutathione peroxidase: MGLAVAWAAGGGAQAAPPDAPFASIDGGTLSLADWAGRPVLVVNTASLCAFTPQYEGLQALYDAYRDRGLVVLAVPSDDFRQELDSAAEVRDFCAMNFDLDMPMTDITGVKGQGAHPFYAWVKAETGFAPNWNFSKVLVGADGRVAATWGPSVAPMSDPVRAAVEAALD; encoded by the coding sequence ATGGGTCTGGCGGTGGCGTGGGCGGCAGGAGGCGGGGCGCAGGCGGCGCCCCCGGATGCGCCCTTCGCCTCGATCGACGGCGGCACGCTGTCGCTTGCGGACTGGGCCGGGCGCCCCGTGCTGGTGGTGAACACCGCGTCGCTTTGCGCCTTTACCCCGCAGTACGAAGGGTTGCAGGCGCTGTACGATGCCTACCGCGACCGCGGGCTGGTGGTTCTGGCGGTGCCCTCGGACGACTTCCGGCAGGAACTGGACAGCGCCGCCGAGGTGCGCGACTTCTGCGCGATGAACTTCGACCTGGACATGCCGATGACCGATATCACCGGCGTGAAGGGGCAGGGGGCGCATCCGTTCTATGCCTGGGTCAAGGCCGAGACCGGTTTTGCGCCGAACTGGAACTTCAGCAAGGTGCTGGTCGGCGCCGACGGACGGGTGGCGGCAACCTGGGGGCCTTCGGTCGCGCCGATGTCGGACCCGGTGCGCGCGGCGGTCGAGGCGGCGCTGGACTGA
- a CDS encoding cytidylate kinase, translating to MIFTVAIDGPAAAGKGTIARAVAARFGFAHLDTGLLYRAVGAKGGDPVAAARGLSPADLARDDLRTLEAGQAASRVAVIPEVRAALLDFQRRFARRPGGAVLDGRDIGTVICPEAEVKLYVTASPEVRAHRRWLEVGGDEAQVLAEVQARDARDTGRADAPLRAAEDAVLIDTSAMGVEAAVDRAVAEVERRLSAVRHA from the coding sequence ATGATCTTTACCGTGGCGATCGACGGACCGGCGGCGGCGGGCAAGGGCACCATCGCGCGGGCGGTGGCGGCGCGGTTCGGCTTTGCGCATCTGGACACCGGGCTTCTGTATCGCGCGGTCGGCGCCAAGGGGGGCGACCCGGTGGCGGCGGCGCGGGGGCTGTCGCCCGCCGACCTGGCGCGCGACGACCTGCGCACGCTGGAGGCCGGTCAGGCCGCCAGCCGTGTGGCCGTGATCCCCGAAGTCCGCGCCGCGCTGCTGGATTTCCAGCGCCGCTTTGCCCGCAGGCCGGGCGGCGCGGTGCTGGACGGGCGCGACATCGGCACGGTGATCTGCCCCGAGGCGGAGGTGAAGCTTTATGTCACCGCCAGCCCCGAGGTGCGGGCGCATCGCCGCTGGCTGGAGGTCGGCGGAGACGAGGCGCAGGTTCTGGCCGAGGTGCAGGCGCGGGATGCGCGCGACACCGGCCGCGCGGATGCGCCGCTGCGCGCGGCCGAGGATGCGGTGCTGATCGACACCAGTGCGATGGGCGTCGAGGCGGCGGTCGACCGCGCGGTGGCCGAGGTGGAGCGGCGGCTTTCCGCCGTCCGCCACGCATAG
- the bchE gene encoding magnesium-protoporphyrin IX monomethyl ester anaerobic oxidative cyclase translates to MKIALLNPPHRAIGSRVPGELLPPFGLLAIGGPLIDAGHAVRLVNADLQPMEDAQIIAALLDDPPDAVLVGHSGSTSAHPVVARLAPLIRAALPGVRIVYGGVYPSYHWETVLRDCPDIDVIVRGEGEETAPRLMAALATGASLETVPGIAFRRGGQPHATPPAPILRDFAAARIGWELIDFADHSYWGGRRAVIHQFSRGCPHPCTYCGQRGFWTRWRHRDPVEFAREIAWLVREKGVELVNLADENPTSSRKAWEAFLRALIAEDVKVTIIGSTRADDIVRDADILPLYKQAGCLRFLLGLEGTDEATLTAVRKGGSRPKDREAIRLLRAHGMIGLCTFAVGFAEETDADYWRLLRQLLAYDPDQVMSVYATPHRWTPFFGQSAGRRVVQTDLQLWDYKHQVLEVPRVPAWRVFLWVKLIEACLQLRTRALWRAFGQKDAELRHAQRWYTRMGRGVWLREFADALRFRAVPGPTVAEFWGEEGAMAEEALALTPRRAAAAGR, encoded by the coding sequence GTGAAAATTGCCCTCCTGAACCCGCCCCACCGCGCCATCGGATCGCGCGTGCCGGGGGAACTGCTGCCGCCCTTCGGCCTTCTGGCCATCGGCGGGCCGCTGATCGACGCGGGCCATGCGGTGCGGCTGGTGAATGCCGATCTTCAGCCGATGGAGGACGCGCAGATCATCGCGGCGCTGCTGGATGATCCGCCGGATGCGGTGCTGGTGGGGCATTCCGGGTCAACCTCGGCCCATCCGGTGGTCGCGCGGCTGGCGCCCCTGATCCGGGCAGCGCTGCCGGGGGTGCGGATCGTCTATGGCGGGGTTTATCCGAGCTATCATTGGGAAACCGTGCTGCGCGACTGCCCCGATATCGACGTGATCGTGCGGGGCGAGGGCGAGGAAACCGCGCCGCGCCTGATGGCGGCCCTTGCCACGGGGGCTTCACTTGAAACCGTTCCGGGCATCGCCTTTCGCCGGGGCGGCCAGCCCCATGCCACCCCGCCCGCGCCGATTCTGCGCGACTTCGCGGCGGCGCGGATCGGCTGGGAGCTGATCGACTTTGCCGATCACAGCTACTGGGGCGGGCGCCGCGCGGTGATCCACCAGTTTTCACGCGGCTGCCCGCATCCCTGCACCTATTGCGGCCAGCGCGGCTTCTGGACCCGCTGGCGCCACCGCGATCCGGTGGAATTCGCCCGGGAAATCGCCTGGCTCGTGCGCGAGAAGGGGGTGGAACTGGTCAATCTGGCCGATGAGAACCCGACATCCTCGCGCAAGGCGTGGGAGGCGTTCCTGCGCGCCCTGATCGCCGAGGATGTGAAGGTCACCATTATCGGATCGACCCGCGCCGATGACATCGTGCGCGATGCCGATATCCTGCCTCTTTACAAACAGGCGGGCTGCCTGCGCTTTCTTCTGGGGCTGGAAGGCACGGATGAGGCCACGCTGACCGCCGTGCGCAAGGGCGGCTCGCGCCCCAAGGACCGTGAGGCGATCCGGCTTCTGCGGGCGCATGGGATGATCGGGCTTTGCACCTTTGCCGTGGGCTTTGCCGAGGAAACCGATGCCGATTACTGGCGGCTTCTGCGCCAGCTTCTGGCCTATGACCCCGATCAGGTGATGTCGGTCTATGCCACGCCGCACCGCTGGACGCCGTTCTTTGGCCAGTCGGCCGGGCGGCGGGTGGTGCAGACCGACCTGCAGCTGTGGGACTACAAGCATCAGGTGCTTGAAGTGCCGCGCGTCCCGGCCTGGCGGGTGTTCCTCTGGGTCAAGCTGATCGAAGCCTGCCTGCAACTGCGCACGCGCGCACTCTGGCGGGCCTTCGGGCAGAAGGACGCCGAGTTGCGCCACGCGCAGCGCTGGTACACGCGGATGGGGCGGGGCGTCTGGCTGCGGGAATTTGCCGATGCGCTCCGCTTCCGCGCGGTGCCGGGGCCGACGGTGGCCGAGTTCTGGGGCGAGGAGGGCGCGATGGCGGAAGAGGCGCTGGCCCTTACCCCGCGCCGCGCAGCCGCCGCAGGGCGCTGA